Proteins encoded together in one Pseudomonas sp. TCU-HL1 window:
- a CDS encoding secretion system X translation initiation factor, whose product MARSLFWLAFLGAAATLAVVPEFFGEQAEPLAMPRSPLPAAVARSTPDTAPVPTALPEAAVPAADLFASQSWYVAPPPPPAMAAAPPPPPVRPTAPPLPFTFIGKLDDRQQLQVFLLRGEQVLVVREGDLIDKTYKVKRIDPERMTLVYLPLDIAQTLAVGSAL is encoded by the coding sequence ATGGCACGCAGTCTGTTCTGGTTGGCATTCCTCGGCGCGGCCGCCACCCTGGCGGTGGTCCCCGAATTCTTCGGCGAACAGGCCGAGCCCCTGGCCATGCCGCGCAGTCCGCTGCCGGCGGCGGTGGCCCGATCCACGCCGGACACCGCTCCGGTGCCGACGGCGCTGCCCGAGGCCGCGGTACCGGCTGCGGACCTGTTTGCCTCGCAGAGCTGGTACGTCGCCCCGCCGCCACCTCCGGCAATGGCCGCTGCGCCACCTCCCCCACCCGTCCGGCCCACGGCGCCGCCGCTGCCCTTCACGTTCATCGGCAAGCTGGATGATCGCCAGCAATTGCAGGTGTTCCTGCTGCGCGGCGAACAGGTGCTGGTGGTGCGTGAAGGCGACCTGATCGACAAGACCTACAAGGTCAAGCGCATCGACCCCGAGCGCATGACCCTGGTCTACCTGCCCCTGGACATCGCCCAGACCCTGGCCGTAGGGAGCGCACTATGA
- a CDS encoding GspMb/PilO family protein, with protein sequence MRVPRLILIEQARRLGWPGLAGGVLLALALGYGLLGLLPARQALAAMTRQLAEDRAQLAAADAIPSGQRVSVPASAQLDDFRRNLPAQLDATGAIDRIYVLAQQEGIALARGEYALGLDPRTRLARYQVLLPVRGSYPQLRRFLHGLQAQLPALALEEVDLQRKQIADSELEGRIRMTLYLAR encoded by the coding sequence ATGCGCGTCCCTAGGCTGATCCTCATCGAGCAGGCTCGGCGCCTGGGTTGGCCGGGGCTGGCCGGTGGCGTGCTGCTGGCGCTCGCCCTGGGCTACGGCCTGCTGGGCCTGCTGCCGGCGCGCCAGGCACTGGCCGCGATGACCCGCCAACTGGCCGAGGACCGCGCCCAACTGGCAGCCGCCGACGCCATCCCGTCCGGACAACGCGTGAGCGTTCCCGCGTCCGCGCAACTGGACGACTTTCGCCGCAACCTGCCGGCCCAGCTGGACGCTACCGGCGCCATCGACCGCATCTACGTCCTGGCGCAACAGGAGGGCATTGCCCTGGCGCGAGGCGAGTACGCCCTCGGGCTCGATCCCAGGACCCGCCTGGCGCGCTACCAGGTGCTGCTGCCGGTGCGTGGCAGCTACCCGCAACTGCGCCGCTTCCTCCATGGCCTGCAGGCGCAACTGCCGGCCCTGGCCCTGGAAGAGGTGGACCTGCAACGCAAGCAGATTGCCGACTCGGAACTCGAGGGGCGCATCCGCATGACCCTGTATCTGGCGAGGTGA
- a CDS encoding pilus assembly protein — MRPIDLDFQHRPVSSAPGWILLGGGMLMGVLMLVAHLETGRETEARQADLQRVEQHLQKRGLRQAPLSATDEKAHAASVTEMRRITAQMNLPWDGLFAMLEAQPRQDVALLALAPDARKGQLRIAAEARDLPAMLAFHRELEASDALSDVSLLNHEMVAEQAERPIRFNLLATWEVKDARP, encoded by the coding sequence ATGCGACCGATCGATCTCGACTTCCAGCACAGGCCCGTTTCCAGCGCCCCCGGCTGGATACTCCTGGGTGGCGGCATGCTGATGGGCGTGCTGATGCTCGTCGCACATCTGGAAACCGGCCGCGAGACCGAAGCCCGCCAGGCGGACCTGCAACGCGTCGAGCAGCACTTGCAGAAGCGGGGCCTGCGCCAGGCGCCGCTGTCGGCCACCGACGAGAAAGCCCACGCCGCCAGCGTGACGGAGATGCGCCGCATTACCGCGCAGATGAACCTGCCGTGGGACGGTCTGTTCGCCATGCTCGAGGCCCAGCCGCGCCAGGACGTCGCTCTGCTGGCCCTGGCCCCGGACGCGCGCAAGGGTCAGTTGCGCATCGCTGCCGAGGCCCGCGACCTGCCGGCGATGCTGGCCTTCCACCGCGAGCTGGAAGCCAGCGATGCCCTGAGCGATGTCTCGCTGCTCAATCACGAGATGGTGGCCGAACAGGCCGAGCGGCCCATCCGCTTCAACCTGCTGGCGACCTGGGAGGTGAAGGATGCGCGTCCCTAG
- a CDS encoding GspE/PulE family protein, protein MDSHLHAAQPAPERFETELMRDARKRSAELGLRLVDALDELADLPPDAFAHRLGNTLHYPVLAFEALGRSTPAFERIPLALALKREFVLLELEGETLAVFADPFDEARLAWIEEQRQGAPLYLVHPRELAAFLERHEESFHAVDSLQAEAGAVQEHEALETLSLARISEDASVVVKLVNSTLYDALKLHASDIHLGMTGSGLTIKYRIDGVLGGGSRVPGVELAEQVISRVKVMAELDIGEKRVPQDGRFKIGINGRQIDFRVSIMPSIFGEDAVLRVLDKQDLADQVNGVRLEALGFEAGTLRSLRRLAAEPYGMVLVTGPTGSGKTTTLYAMITEINHGVDKIITIEDPVEYQLPGVLQIPVNEKKGLTFARGLRSILRHDPDKIMVGEIRDPDTAQIAVQSALTGHLVFTTIHANNVFDVIGRFTQMEVDPYSFVSALNAVLAQRLIRLACPSCAEAVQPSEDELLASGIDPASAGDYRFVTCPGCGRCRGTGYRGRTAIAELLRLDDDIRQLIIERQPISRIKELALKRGLRLLRTSALDLVREGRTTLEEINRVTFVA, encoded by the coding sequence ATGGACAGCCATCTCCACGCCGCGCAGCCTGCACCGGAGCGCTTCGAAACCGAGCTGATGCGCGATGCGCGCAAACGTTCGGCCGAGCTGGGGCTTCGCCTGGTGGATGCCCTGGACGAGTTGGCCGACCTGCCTCCCGATGCCTTCGCCCATCGCCTGGGCAACACCCTGCATTACCCCGTGCTGGCCTTCGAGGCCCTGGGCCGCAGCACCCCCGCCTTCGAGCGGATTCCCCTGGCGCTGGCTCTCAAGCGCGAATTCGTGCTGCTGGAGCTGGAGGGGGAAACCCTCGCGGTGTTCGCCGACCCCTTCGATGAGGCCCGCCTGGCCTGGATCGAGGAGCAGCGCCAGGGGGCGCCGTTGTACCTGGTCCATCCGCGCGAGCTGGCGGCTTTTCTCGAACGCCATGAAGAGAGCTTCCACGCCGTCGATTCCTTGCAGGCCGAAGCCGGCGCCGTGCAGGAACATGAGGCCCTGGAAACCCTGTCCCTGGCGCGCATCAGCGAAGACGCCAGCGTGGTGGTCAAACTGGTCAACTCCACCCTCTACGACGCCCTCAAGCTACATGCCAGCGACATCCACCTGGGCATGACCGGTAGCGGCCTGACCATCAAGTACCGCATCGACGGTGTGCTGGGTGGCGGCAGCCGGGTGCCCGGCGTGGAACTCGCCGAGCAGGTGATCTCGCGGGTGAAGGTGATGGCCGAGCTGGACATCGGCGAGAAGCGCGTGCCCCAGGACGGCCGCTTCAAGATCGGCATCAATGGCCGGCAGATCGATTTCCGCGTGTCCATCATGCCGAGCATCTTCGGTGAGGATGCGGTGCTGCGGGTGCTGGACAAACAGGACCTCGCCGACCAGGTCAATGGCGTGCGCCTGGAGGCGCTGGGCTTCGAGGCTGGCACCCTGCGCAGCCTGCGGCGTCTGGCCGCCGAGCCTTACGGCATGGTGCTGGTCACCGGCCCCACGGGCAGCGGCAAGACCACCACGCTCTACGCGATGATCACCGAGATCAACCACGGCGTGGACAAGATCATCACCATCGAAGACCCGGTGGAGTACCAGTTGCCGGGCGTGCTGCAGATTCCGGTGAACGAGAAGAAGGGCCTGACCTTCGCCCGGGGCCTGCGCTCCATCCTGCGTCATGACCCCGACAAGATCATGGTCGGCGAGATCCGCGACCCCGACACCGCGCAGATCGCCGTGCAGTCGGCGCTCACCGGCCACCTGGTGTTCACCACCATCCACGCCAACAACGTGTTCGACGTGATCGGCCGCTTCACCCAGATGGAAGTGGACCCCTATAGCTTCGTCTCGGCCCTCAACGCCGTACTGGCCCAGCGCCTGATCCGCCTGGCCTGCCCGAGCTGCGCCGAGGCCGTGCAGCCCAGCGAAGACGAACTGCTGGCCTCGGGCATCGACCCGGCCAGCGCGGGCGACTACCGCTTCGTCACCTGCCCGGGCTGCGGACGTTGCCGGGGCACCGGCTACCGCGGACGGACCGCCATCGCCGAACTGCTGCGCCTGGACGACGACATCCGCCAACTCATCATCGAGCGCCAGCCTATCAGCCGCATCAAGGAACTGGCGCTCAAGCGCGGCCTGCGCCTGCTGCGCACCTCGGCCCTGGACCTGGTCCGCGAAGGCCGCACCACGCTGGAGGAGATCAACCGTGTCACTTTCGTGGCCTGA
- a CDS encoding SurA N-terminal domain-containing protein translates to MNANPWLGLVIGLLTPLVLAGETGIAARVNGTDISNFRLERHFADYLKIQGRQVGAIRSPAAYKRLKREALQQLIDKELLWQEAERLGVAVSDEEITASLAEMKAAFADSQGFARALDEAGFDEASYRDYLRHELVASRVLDKIAQVDQPSDADVRAAFESLKPQLDPAMEEAHALALVRQYLTGQRVAQGRELALEKLREKGRVEVLVAL, encoded by the coding sequence ATGAACGCAAACCCCTGGCTCGGTCTGGTCATCGGCCTGCTCACGCCCCTGGTGCTGGCCGGGGAAACCGGCATCGCCGCGCGGGTCAACGGCACCGACATCAGCAACTTCCGCCTGGAGCGGCACTTCGCCGACTACCTGAAGATCCAGGGCCGCCAGGTGGGCGCCATCCGCAGCCCGGCGGCCTACAAGCGCCTCAAGCGTGAAGCGCTGCAACAGCTGATCGACAAGGAACTGCTCTGGCAGGAGGCGGAGCGCCTGGGCGTGGCGGTGTCGGATGAGGAAATCACCGCCAGCCTGGCCGAGATGAAGGCCGCCTTCGCCGATTCCCAGGGCTTTGCCCGGGCATTGGATGAGGCCGGTTTCGACGAGGCCTCGTACCGTGACTACTTGCGCCACGAGCTGGTTGCCAGCCGCGTCCTCGACAAGATCGCCCAGGTGGACCAACCGAGCGACGCCGACGTGCGCGCGGCCTTCGAGAGCCTCAAGCCGCAGCTCGACCCGGCCATGGAAGAAGCCCACGCCCTGGCGCTGGTGCGCCAGTACCTCACCGGTCAGCGGGTAGCCCAGGGCCGCGAGCTGGCGCTGGAGAAGTTGCGCGAGAAGGGCAGGGTGGAAGTGCTGGTGGCGTTGTAG
- a CDS encoding ABC transporter substrate-binding protein, whose amino-acid sequence MWRALLLVALVIQAPLAVALELSPAEAAGRRIYLEGVGAANGEISARVGAADTLVPAAVMPCANCHGADGRGRPEGGVRPPDITWRRLSLPYGQLQANGRSHGPYDDGALARAVGEGRDPAGNRLDPAMPRFVMSLRDMANLTAYLKRLEDDRDPGVQDAELRLGTLLPRQGPLADLGHTVEAVLRGALALVNQAGGIHGRQLSLVVRDPGMDRQSTERALHQLLEEDQVFALLAPLAPALDGDLPTLVEKARVPLVGPLTLFDEATANPLVFNALPGLREQMFALAGYASSDLGLDRPEALVAYPDDARQHALAEALALRLMDQGWARVRLLGYDAANRDASLGHAAKGAQGVFFLGQSEAFARLADQLQAEDLSPYLFAASAQVASSALRIPSRFSGRLFLAYPFMPADWTPEGKATLLVIRRSQGLGGQHAVLQVGAYCAAALLGEGLKRAGREASREKLVSALEGLHGFHTGLTLALSFGPGQRVGLAGAHIVTVDLGGQRFRPLGKFVKVDTRL is encoded by the coding sequence ATGTGGCGAGCCCTGCTGCTGGTGGCGCTGGTGATCCAGGCGCCCCTGGCCGTTGCGCTGGAGCTGAGCCCCGCCGAAGCGGCCGGGCGGCGCATCTACCTGGAAGGCGTGGGCGCGGCCAATGGCGAGATCAGTGCGCGGGTCGGTGCCGCCGATACCCTGGTGCCGGCAGCGGTGATGCCCTGCGCCAACTGCCACGGCGCCGATGGCCGGGGCCGTCCGGAGGGCGGCGTGCGCCCGCCGGACATCACCTGGCGACGCCTCTCGCTGCCCTACGGTCAGTTGCAGGCCAACGGCCGCAGCCATGGGCCCTATGACGACGGCGCCCTGGCCCGCGCGGTGGGTGAGGGCCGCGACCCCGCAGGCAACCGGCTGGACCCGGCGATGCCGCGGTTCGTGATGTCCCTGCGTGACATGGCCAACCTCACCGCCTACCTCAAACGCCTGGAGGATGACCGCGACCCTGGCGTGCAGGATGCCGAGCTGCGCCTGGGCACCCTGCTGCCCCGGCAGGGCCCGCTGGCCGATCTGGGCCACACGGTGGAAGCGGTGCTGCGCGGCGCCCTGGCCCTGGTCAACCAGGCCGGGGGGATTCACGGCCGCCAGCTCTCGCTGGTGGTGCGCGATCCCGGCATGGACCGGCAGAGCACGGAACGGGCACTGCACCAGCTGCTGGAGGAGGACCAGGTGTTTGCCTTGCTGGCGCCCCTAGCCCCTGCGCTGGATGGCGACCTGCCGACCCTGGTCGAGAAGGCCCGTGTACCGCTGGTCGGCCCCCTGACGCTGTTCGACGAAGCCACGGCCAATCCGCTGGTGTTCAACGCCCTGCCGGGCCTGCGCGAGCAGATGTTTGCCCTGGCCGGCTACGCCAGCAGCGACCTTGGCCTGGATCGGCCGGAAGCGCTCGTGGCCTATCCCGACGACGCCCGCCAGCACGCGCTGGCCGAGGCCCTGGCCCTGCGCCTGATGGATCAGGGCTGGGCACGCGTGCGCTTGCTGGGCTATGACGCCGCGAATCGCGATGCGTCGCTCGGGCATGCGGCAAAAGGCGCCCAGGGGGTGTTCTTCCTCGGCCAGTCGGAGGCGTTCGCCCGGCTCGCCGACCAACTCCAGGCCGAGGACCTTTCGCCTTACCTGTTCGCCGCCTCGGCCCAGGTGGCCAGCAGCGCCCTGCGGATTCCGTCGCGCTTCTCCGGGCGGCTGTTCCTGGCCTATCCCTTCATGCCCGCCGACTGGACCCCGGAGGGCAAGGCGACGCTGTTGGTCATTCGTCGCAGCCAGGGGCTGGGCGGCCAGCATGCGGTGCTGCAGGTGGGCGCCTATTGTGCCGCCGCGCTGCTCGGCGAAGGGCTTAAGCGTGCCGGCCGCGAGGCCAGCCGCGAGAAGCTGGTCAGTGCCCTGGAGGGCCTGCATGGCTTCCACACCGGCCTGACCCTGGCGCTGAGTTTCGGGCCGGGGCAGCGGGTGGGCCTGGCCGGTGCGCATATCGTCACGGTGGACCTGGGCGGGCAGCGTTTTCGTCCGCTGGGCAAATTCGTCAAAGTCGACACGAGGCTTTAG
- a CDS encoding SCO family protein, which translates to MKRLIPLALALGLASSAFAHEGHENHEAAPSSAPAAQPLAAGGTRDAQTYFTDSLLRDQNGQEVRFYSDVLKGRMVMLNVIFTHCNDACPLITRKLKEVREAMGEEMAKQVYFISLSSDAENDTPEVLKAFAAKHGVDSPNWIFLTGDKASMDLVLARLGQLGESAEAHSTLLIAGDVPNKRWSKIRPDAPVAAIAQRLQFMTLPVAGR; encoded by the coding sequence ATGAAGCGCCTGATCCCGCTCGCGCTGGCCCTGGGCCTTGCTAGCAGCGCCTTCGCCCATGAGGGGCATGAAAACCACGAAGCGGCGCCGTCCAGTGCGCCGGCCGCCCAGCCCCTGGCCGCCGGTGGCACCCGGGATGCCCAGACCTACTTCACCGACTCGCTGCTGCGCGACCAGAACGGCCAGGAAGTGCGCTTCTACAGCGACGTGCTCAAGGGGCGGATGGTGATGCTCAACGTGATCTTCACCCACTGCAACGACGCCTGCCCGCTGATCACCCGCAAGCTCAAGGAGGTGCGCGAAGCCATGGGCGAGGAAATGGCGAAGCAGGTGTATTTCATCTCCCTGTCCAGCGACGCCGAGAACGACACCCCTGAAGTGCTCAAGGCTTTCGCTGCCAAACACGGCGTGGATTCGCCGAACTGGATCTTCCTCACTGGCGATAAGGCCAGCATGGACCTGGTGCTTGCACGCCTCGGCCAGTTGGGCGAAAGCGCCGAGGCCCATTCCACCCTGCTGATTGCCGGCGATGTGCCGAACAAGCGCTGGAGCAAGATCCGCCCCGACGCGCCGGTGGCCGCCATTGCCCAGCGCCTTCAATTCATGACTCTGCCCGTGGCTGGGCGCTGA